In the Urocitellus parryii isolate mUroPar1 chromosome 1, mUroPar1.hap1, whole genome shotgun sequence genome, gagatttgaagccagcctcagcaacttagcaagactgtaggcaacctaatgagaccctgtctctaaataaaaaacaagaagggGACCtcgggatgtggttcagaggttaagcacccttgggttcaatctccagtacaaaaaaaaagaaaaaaaaaagaaaaaaatcagtcacTGTGAATAAAAATCCTGCCCAAGAGGTCTCTCCAAAGGAATCACAGGAATACTTCAGCAATCTGAGATAACACATCTTATAAGGATGACTTACACTACAGAGATTACAATTTAAACATCTGAAGACACTACAGGTGACACTTTAGTTGTAGTAACAAACAGACTAACTGGCTGTTGCAACCCTTATTCCTTATGCCAATGAGGGAGAAAATGCTTGCAAAAACACAATTGCCAATTGCCAAACAAATCaattaacaactttatttttttacacataaAGGCTGATGAAAAACCATTACTGGTCCTATTAAAGAAAATCCAACATTGcaattaagaataagaactaTTATTTACTCATTAAATACTACTTAAGTTTTCTAACACACAACTTGAAAACATCCAGCATGCTTCTTTAATTTCAGTACAATGGATTTAAGACCAAGTTTACAGGTTACATGCATCAAAGCCAGATTACAAATTATCatagtcatcatcatcatcatcgtcatcgtcatcatcatcgtCACGTTTTCTTTTCAATGCATTTGATGATTCATTGGCAGTATTTTGTGAGGATACCATATTAGTAGTAATAAGAATGTTTTTGGACCCAATTAATGATGGATTAATCAGAACATTCTGAACTGCTGATGTTGCAGGAATTGAGGCTTTTACAGCAGGGGACTGTGAAGTAGGCATTTGTACTGTAAACCTTTGCCCTGTTAGAGACATTGGAGTCCCTACCTTAGTTGAAACAGACATGGTTTGTGGGGTTGGTGTGCCTAGTGTGGGAGTACTTGGTCTGCTAGTAACTGAACCAACACTTAACCGTGGTACTGTTATTCTTCCTGCAGAAGTAGATGCTTTCTTTTGTAAAGACTTGAGCCTATAGTTTGGAGCTGTTAGGCAATATCTATCAGGAGGCAATCTAGGACCCGAATATGGCTTGATCAATGGCAAAGGGGTTTGATTTCTTTGCCTTGCAATATCTAATAAAAAATCTCTCGGGGGAGGAGAGGTAAAAGACTGGTCAGCTCGACACTGGATTGCCAATCGCACATCATCTGCATCAACAGTAGCTTTCTTAGCATGGCTGGAATAAATTTTAGCATCATCTAGAATTGTGGTCACATATCGGAAGGCAAATTCCAACATCTGATTTATAACTCTTGGCTCATATTCTGTAATCCCCATATCCTTCAGGATTTGTGCCATCATCTGTGCATCTTTCGGCATGCTCTTGGGAGAAGCCATCTTGCCAGACTCCATGATATCCGGTGATCAAACTTtagatcatttgaaaaaaatatgcacATTAGATCAAACCAAAATACTTTAGCAGCAACTGTTAGGaacttaaaattctttgaaaatgttaaaaatttaaaactacactCAAAATTGAAAACATGTTACATCATTTTAATGAAGCATACTTAAAGTTTGCTTTACTTAAATGTACTGAGATCCTACTCTGTATAAACTGCAGAATACAAAAAGATGAAGACACAAATATGTGAGTGATAAAAGATTAGGGGAAAACAGGGTAAATTAAGTAAAAACATGCACCATTGTGGGAATATGCATAGTCACACAGGCATGCAACTAAATACCAAAGGACAGTCACACTTTACTGGTGAATTCAAAATAATCTGTCCTTCCAGTGAGAGCAATATACTCACTATCATAATCATATGCTTAGCACAATCCAAATCTTTGTCTGCTCAACTCGAAACATTCTGCCTCATATTCAGATTTCATTTAAATCTAATCTTATATTCAGATTTCATCTAAGTCCAATCATTACTGTTTACAGGATTGCTAGAAATTTTGTGGGAGGAAAGGGAAATAGTCAAACAGGGCATAGCTTTGAAcacttaatgttttttatttatgtgcatTCCCAACACGTCATAGATTTCTTAACAAtagtttccttctattttttgtaCACTCAACACCTAGTGGTACTAACACTTCACTgactataaaaaataagattaaaaaaaaaaaaaaaaactaacaccaaaATGTCCCTTACCTTCTTGAGCTAAATCACCCACATTAATGTATTTCAGTCCTGATCTTGATGCAAGTTCTTTGCCTAGTGTAGTTTTTCCAACCCCTGGAGTACCTGTAAGACAAGCCACAGAAAAATACTGTTCATGAAATACTAGACTTCAGCTGCCTTCTGCCCTAAAAGTTCTTAATAACTGATATTAAAATTTCCCTAATTAGCAATCCTATGTGAAGATACACCATGACCTAATTATAATTTCTGAGAGATGACCATATGTGAGAATCTCACCTGATGTATTTGCCATAGGTTTGAGTGATTCTTATACCAAAATTCTGCCTGCCACCAACATGGAGCTGCCCAGAATAAAACCAGTCAGCTCCAATACATTACCATTGTTATttgctttaataataaaaataggagTAAGAAATCattcatgaaaaaattttaagtggtaTGTTACCACTGAGGACtccctttattcttccctagaaAGAACCACTGTAAACCAATTTCTTATATTATCGTTGCAAGAGTCGTATACAGATATGTATTATACATTGCTCTTTACCTTCCCCTTCTATATTGAATACAATTATAAGATAAGTGCATAATTTTCAGCTGCTCAGGTTTAATGCCACTGAAATGATTAAATCTGAGCATTGTAATTAAAGGGATAAATCAAGTCTCCATATGCTTAAAGACAACATGATTGAACTCTGGCTCAACGTATTTTCaataaaatgcaaaccaaaatttttaaaaatatggcttaaAAAGCAATGACACTATGTCTGACCCATGCATATTAGACGTTGTAAAATCTTCCCCCCttaaggaactttttttttttttttttttgggtactagggattgaacccagagcctttaatcactaagccacatactCGAGCCATTTTGTTTaactttgagacaaagtctcactaaattgctgaggctggctttgaactgggcaatcttcctgcctcagcttcccaaatcgcTGGGAATTACAGGGTTTGCGCCACCACATCCGGGACCTTTAAGGAATCTTAAAGGCTAAATATTCACTGAGTGGTTAATCTGCGGCACTCAGAAACTGGCAATACTCGTGTCCCACCAACAAGTTTACAAATTGTTAAATGATAAAACTTTATGATGgacggggttgtagctcagtggtaaagcgcttgcctagcatttctgaggcactgggttcagttctcagcaccacatataacaaaataaaggtccatccacaacttatatattaaaaaactttattgctttattttcacAAAGATACTTCAACTTCTGTATATGTTGCGATAACATATACAACCATTAGATCTTTGAGTGTGGTCCTATTATCTGTTAGGACTTAATGAGTATTCTTAAGAGTTAAATAATAAGCAAagattgtttaaagttactacgCTGCATTTCAGTTCCCTTTACTGATAATATGCACCCTGAGAAAACCGAGAAGAACCCCACACGCACACCTACACGAAAAACACCAGAGACGTTCAGGAGACaccatttttaacattaaaaaaacaaaacaaaactctgataCTAACTCAACAAAACATAAACAGTAAATTAGTCACACCACTCCACAAACATCTGAATTCATTTACCAAAATCGAATCTGAGGAGTGTTTCTCAgatacaaaggagaaaagagtCGACCCAGGAAGGCCTACGGAACAAGCCACCCACCATTAGTACATCCACGAAGGCCAGATACTCTTACATCACCTCAATAAAAACCCAGACCCAACCCTGCCAAAGAATCGACAATCCATctcacagaaaacaaacaaacaaaaaccaccaaCCAAAGGCCAAAAAACAGATTCGAAAAGACGAAACAGCCCGCAAGACGGAGAGCCGAATCCGTCTACCTCTCTCCACCTCACCGAAGAGCGACTGGCCAACGGAATTAACGTTCCGCgtcccctcccccctcccgcAACGGTCGCGAGGACCCGGTCCTCAGGCCCTAACGACCGCCACGCCACGCCACGCCACGAGGCCCTCAACTTGTCCGGTCTGGAACACTTGCAGTCCAGAGCAAAGGCCAACCTTGCCTGCCCCGCCGCCCAGCCCCTTCCCGGCTGCGCGCGCTAACCGGTGAGCAGAATGTTCGGTAACAACATAGTCCTCCACAGAGACCGCACAAGCGCCGAGGCTCACGCGCTCAGCGCACTAGGGAGAGGAGCCGGAAGCGGGAGGCAGCTGCAAGCGCCTGGAGCCTTGGGGTCCTCGAGGCCCCGCGCAGCGTTGTCGACTCACCTCCGCAACCCAGCCACTGACCATTATTTACCTGGCCTTTTATGACACGTTTCCATTGCATGATCGCATTCAGAGGCACAACTCCGGTCTGCATTTCGGGTCAGGCATTATGTTGGGTGCCTAAGTCACTTACTCCCCTGGTGGCCCCTCCCTTCGGGCTGCGTCGCAGAAGCGTCGGGCAATCTGGAAGGTCCCCAGGAGGCGGGACCTCCAAAAGGCTGGGTGCTGAGCCGGGAAAGGAACTGGAGGCTACCCTTCCACCTGGAGCAGAGTCTGGGCTCCTCGGTTCCTTTCCGCCCAGGAGGGGATGCAGCTCCCGGAAAGTAAGACCGCCGCGGCTGCGGCTGTATTTCTTATATGTCCTAGAGACTCGAGGCCATCTCTGCCTTCACGCCTGCTCGGCCTCTCGTCGCTCCTCCTCCTGAACCGTCCATCCCATTTGGGGATTAGAAGGATGGGGGTGCCGAGCCCTGACCTGGAGCGGAACTTGCGAGTCCGGCTCGTCGTTGGTTGCTGAGTTTTCTGGGAGTGAATGTCCGATCGTTTTGCCCTCTATGTAGTGTGTGAGGTGGTGGTAGGTTTGCTAGAAGTAGTCTTGAAGGTCTCCTCTACCTGTGAAGTCTGTTTCAAAAACCTGACATCGTCAGGGACAGTTACCTGCTTTTTAAAGGAGGTGATTGTCATCTTTTTTTCAAAGAGGAGACTCCTGACCTTAAAAAGTCCGCGTCTTCTATTTCGACCTGCCAActgtttacaaataaattttttttcatcaacaTAATTTTTTGAAACTTTACAATCTGATCGGGAACTGTTTAGGTGTGCGAGGTGAACAATTTGTTTTCTGGTATGTGGAAGTGTTTTACTTTATAGTTCGTGTGTGCCTCCAAACCACAAAATAGTTAAGCACATTTTCGAATGTACGGGTTTGTAGGCTTAAAAATTTCCTAGCTAATTTACTCAATTCACTAGTTCATAGAAGCATTAAGGAATTAGGAAAGTTGAAAAACACCAAGAAATTCTATAATTACATGTTCAAATAATGAAGACAGTAGTAGAAATTATTTGCAGTGGGATTTAAATTAGTTGTCCAGACTGAGTGATAGCCTGAattcattgtattttctttttttgaaatttggaaatgAACTGATTTGAAGTGGAAAAAACTTCAATTTTCAGCATAAAATTGCTCAAATAgaattgtcttatttttctttaagacaaAAGTAGGTGCACAAATATGTGGTTTTCTGTTTAATATGTCACTGAGTTcacatgaaaaattttataacagCACAAATAGTTATTTGATACAGTCACAGTCAATAAATTTGAAACTTATTTTAGCATTTTGATCTTATGCATTTACTACATTATCTCTCACTAGTTGTTGCTCTTAAAGGTTATTATGTTGATTATATCAGTATAAAATGACTACTATAAGTCTGTAtttacagttctttttttcttttttgatttgagGTGTTTTTCTCCCCTGCCCAGGTGAATTATACTTTAATGCACTACAGGTTGTATACTACGGATGGAAACTATTAAAGTTTATAATGTCAAAAACTTTTCTTAGACCAAAGGTATCTTCCACAAAGGTATGAAACACTAAAATAGCCATATAAATATTGcctaaaaagaattacaaattttttatatgttcttaATGATTTAACATTGCTATAAAGTAATGGTGCCCAGTGTTTGTTGTAGTTAGTGATCTAAATAGTCATAAGTTGTGAAACTGTACACTACAACCACaaacttaattttgaaaaagtttttagAATCCCAGTCACAAGAAAAAGGCTGAAAACTTTTTAAGGAAAGAACATAAATGGGAAAGATAAATGAGTGGTATTGGTGTTACCACTTTAACCACAGGCTCTGCCTCATGTGGTTCTGTATGTCAGTTCTCAGCAAAATTGTTTGGGTGTGAATGGGGGTCAGACAATATCATGTTCAATCAAAGTAGCAATTTCCCTATTGGTggctctaatttttttctgatcttaAATAAATGAGGCtgtgtcccccctcccccactccagtTGATGGGAGTCCAccttgtgtaaaaaataaaactttaaaatataaagaataaatcaGAATTGCTATAAAAGgttttattataataaagaattgttttcatatacttttaaatatagtGGAAAGGCAAAAATGATATTATCAGAGATAGTCTTTTGAATAGGAGGAAATATGTTGGGTtattgtgatttaatttttttttccagtggtcTTTCTTCTTTACCCGCTGCTGTTAATATTCCTAACCCTCTGTCTTCAAAGAATAGTGAAGtgtaggggatgtagctcagtggtagaggggttgcctagaatgtgtgagtccctgggtctattcccagcaccatcaaaaaaaaaaaaaaaagaccaaaaagtgACCTAGCATTCATAAAACACTCATAAGCAGCAAATTGCTTCCCCTGAGCCTacttttactctagcttctggtTCTTTTTCTTCTAGAGAGTAGCATTATCTAGTAGACAGCTCAAATTGTAGCTATATCAGTAAAACCTTTTTAATGCTCCAGAATACTTTTAggttaaaactttttattttttaaaaatatattttagttgttgatggacctttattttatttattaatttatatgtagtgctgagaatcgaacccagtgccttacacatgctaggcaagtggtctaccactgagccacaacctcagccctaggttaaaattttttaatttggcatCTTTATATGCACTTAACAAGGATTTTAAGGTCAGTCTGGTAacgtatacctgtaatcccagtgacttgggaggctgaggcaagagaatcacaagttctaggccagcctcagcaatgtggcaaggacctaagcaatgtagcaagatcctgtctcaaatttaaaaataaaaggcttgggatgtgactcaatgtttaagcacccctgggttcaatccttggtattaaaaaaaaaaaaaaaagattttaaagaaaaggaaattatggAGAGAAATCAGAGAGGTCAGCAGTTTTTATAGACAAGAAGAACATGAAATAGAATTTACTGATTTTCCTGCTCTATTATTctagaactctttttttaaaaattttttttagttgtcaatagacatttgttttatttattcatatgtggtgctcgaatccagtgcctgacacatgctaggcaagcgctctgccactgaaccacaacctcagccccccaatATTCTTTTCTTCATGGGTATTTCTATTACAGATCTCATCTTCCTTGGAAAGCCtgtctcactttaaaaaattttagtggCTTCATGCACTGAATAAAAATAGTGCTGTTAAAATTGTAAATGTTAGTATTAGAATCTtcacctttgtcttttttttttaattttaatatttatttgtagctGGACacataccttgattttatttatttttgaggcgctgaggatcaaacccagggccttgcatgttctaggtgagcgctctaccactgagccacaaccccagccctatttttgcaGTCTTAAGGTTGATATGTATTATTTGGATTATGAAATGGTtcttagttttttaatatattaacctGTCAGGCAGAAGTATTATCCTTCTTACTGCTATGTctagttaaaataatattattttgttctgctttttttaaTAGGTCATTTTAGTATTTATGTTTCAGTCATCCAAGAGTTaagaaaaatcattctttatcctggaaagattaaaatttatatatgatgttttatttctattaattgtCTATTAATGTAACAGCaagttttatgtaaaaataatttgtgagatttttattttttaatttatgaatcttttctttttagagtAGTTCAATTATATAGGGAATAGATTGAAAAATGTAATAATGGTTaacatagggtttttttttttttttttcaggtaataGACTGGGTAGACCCAGCATTTGATGATTTTTCAGAGAATACAGTCGTCTCTACTGCAGCACCTTTAGGTGTGAATAACTCAAGtcatagaagaaaatatgtgcCTCCTGCATTAGAAAGTAGCAGATTTCCagctagaaaaagaggaaagctaTTTTCCTCAGAACAGATTTTTGGTCTGGAAAACTCAAAAGAATATCTTTCTGAAAATGAACCATGGGTGGATAAATATAAGCCAGAAACTCAGGTACTAAAAAGCATACAAAGATGTCtacaaaatttaatttcagggtggatgggaaggagagggatgtccattttcaaatttttagttATAAGAAACTAAGTGaagtaaggagaaaaaaacaaatttctagattatttttaatgttctaagGCATTTTATCAGCAGTAATACTCTGTTTATTCCCTACCTTAAATGTATTTCTggattttcaaaagttttataaTTGCAGACTTATCCAAAATTATACAGTGATAGCAGTATAAGGATAGAGTTTTTTCCAGAATAATCTAAAAATTCAAGTATAGTCCAAAAGACTCTATTCCAATATAGCAtgttaatgttttacattttttttttcactaaaaatgtTTAGGTTAATAGACTCTATTCCAATATAGCAtgttaatgttttacatttttttttccactaaaaatGTTTAGGTTAATAGGTGCTGATATACCAAAAAATCAAtgagttagaaaaaaattttttaactgaaatttttatCTTAGCATGAGCTTGCTgtgcataaaaagaaaattgaagaagtTGAAACCTGGTTAAAAGCTGAAGTGTTGGAAAGACAATCAAAACAGgtaattaaataagaaatgtgttttaaaatattttaacattaaaactgaggcaggaggatcacaaatcatggccagccttggcaagttagcaaaatcctatctcaaaatgagaaataaagaaggactgggagtgtagctcaggactaaagctcccctgggttcagtcctcccCTCCACCGAGCTGAAAAGTAGGGGAAGGGAATGTTTCTCTGACTTAACAATATGTCACAAAAAATTAATCTTTCCTGGTGTTGTGGTGATGCCTGTAGTCcaagagacttgggagactgaggcagaggattacaagtttcaggtcagcctcagcaacttagtgaggacctaagcaacttagtgagattctgtctcaaaaacgGATTAGAGAAGTGCCTCAGTGATTAAACAACCAttggttcaatcctggtaccaaaaaaaaaaaaaaaaaaaagcaaaagaagttagtcttttatgataattttatttaggtAAAATCAGACAACCTCCAATAGAAAGTTTCCTGACTTAGGAAATAAAGGTCCTAAGACTCAGATACTTGGAGTTTCCCCCTTGATTTGTACCACCTTTTCCTTCTACTGTCCTATCATCAGCAATAAGGCACAGTAAGCTGATTGGGGTTCTAGTATCTTTAGTGTAACAGGTTGTCTCACTAAAGTTGCAGgcaaggtctggggatgtggctcaagccgtagtgcgctcgcctggcatgcctgcggcccgggttcgatcctcagcaccaccgaaaactaaaaaataaatattaaaattctatctctctctctttaaaaaataaaatataacttaaaaaaaaagttgtaggcAAATTACATACTAATCTTCATCCTAAATATAGCCTAAAACTGTCTTATTCATTTTAGACTGATAGTTTTTGTTTCACTTCCTATTTCTAAAATTATGCTCAGTCCTGGCAAAGTAAAatattctctccttctctcagTCTCTTTTTAAACCTTGTGACTCTtcagacaaagaaaaatagaagtactcATATATCCATAATATACCCACCATTTTCTCCTGTaagcattttataataaattatgaatattgTGACATTCAATCAGACTTATAGATACTTCAGTATGCTTCTCTTTAGAAATTTACTAATTAATTATACGTGTTATTATTGTGTTTAACAAAATTAACTGTAATGTCCTAATGTTATCTAATAATAAGTTCatattcacatttatttgttCCGAAAATTCATTTTACCAGTTTGTTTCAACTAGGATCTAATCAAGGACCACACATTGTGTTTGATTATTATATCCcttaggtttattttattttattttttggatttatcttctctttttctctaagaCATTGACTTAATTGAAGACACCCAGCTTTGTGcaagtggtacatacctgtaattcagctactcaggaagtgAGGTAGAAGATTAtaaggctgaggccagcctcagcaacttagcaagactttgcctcaaaaagaaaaataaaaatggctggggatgtagctcagtaaagtgcccttaggttcaatttccagtattgcaaaataaaaaaaaaaaaaagagagagagagagaatgaggccTGTATGCTGATGGAGGCCTCACATTCTGAATTTGTCAGGTGGTTTCCTTCTGATGATGGTGAACTGTTTCTGTCCTGTGTCTACATTTCTTGTAacctaaaatttttttgtttttgttttttggtactggagcacttaaccactgagtcacatccccagccctttttatatttctaatttagagacagggtcttgctaagttgcttagaacctcacacAGTTGCTGAcgatgactttgaactcatgagtaTCTtaatctcagcctcccaaatccctgggattacaggggtgtgttCCTGCACCTGGTTTAGCATCTATTTTTGATCCTTACCTGAATCACTTATTTAATTAGGGTTTTGAATGGTTGTTTTCTAATAATTCTGTTATTTCTGGAATTAATAataggcatttttcttttttgttaattagcaagcatttttctttgaaagaaaactTTGCTGTTACTAGCTAGGACTAGTTACTTTGAAATACAGTTTCAACTGAAAAAGCAAGATGAATTCTTGatcttttccttgattttttatttatttatttatttttatttttttggtaccagggattgaactcaggggcactcaaccactgagccacatccccagccctattttgtattttatttatttgtaatatttttgtaggtgttgatggacctttttt is a window encoding:
- the Taf9 gene encoding transcription initiation factor TFIID subunit 9, which gives rise to MESGKMASPKSMPKDAQMMAQILKDMGITEYEPRVINQMLEFAFRYVTTILDDAKIYSSHAKKATVDADDVRLAIQCRADQSFTSPPPRDFLLDIARQRNQTPLPLIKPYSGPRLPPDRYCLTAPNYRLKSLQKKASTSAGRITVPRLSVGSVTSRPSTPTLGTPTPQTMSVSTKVGTPMSLTGQRFTVQMPTSQSPAVKASIPATSAVQNVLINPSLIGSKNILITTNMVSSQNTANESSNALKRKRDDDDDDDDDDDDDYDNL